From the Gallaecimonas mangrovi genome, one window contains:
- a CDS encoding DUF2164 domain-containing protein, with protein sequence MSNKKPSSALELPLQQRQELGLALQRFLDKELEIELEQFDTEALLDFISQHIGPHFYNKALMDAQTLLTLRLEDSFMELEQA encoded by the coding sequence ATGAGCAACAAAAAGCCATCGTCAGCGCTGGAGCTGCCACTACAGCAGCGCCAAGAGCTAGGTCTGGCCTTACAACGTTTTTTGGATAAGGAACTGGAGATCGAACTGGAGCAATTCGATACCGAAGCACTGCTGGACTTTATTAGCCAACACATTGGCCCGCACTTTTACAACAAGGCGCTGATGGATGCGCAAACGCTATTAACCTTACGCCTGGAAGACAGCTTTATGGAACTCGAACAGGCTTAA